One Maribacter dokdonensis DSW-8 genomic region harbors:
- a CDS encoding TonB-dependent receptor produces MKLSNVQNLIILLCSTIGFAQNATISGVVLDENNKPLPNVNITAKDLGTISDSDGFYLLEIIADKENTISFSHVAFKDVVLENLILTTNETFEFNPVLKSDVTQIDGVTVTATGERTTNNILNITPEKIRKIPGANSGVETILKLLPGVSSNNELSTQYAVRGGNYDENLVYVNEIEVYRPFLIRSAQQEGLSFVNSDLVQNVKFSAGGFQAKYGDKMSSVLDIKYKTPTLFSLRADLSFLGASASLETISKNKKLSSVSGIRYRNNALLVNSQQTQSNFNPSFTDVQSYLTYHVSPKFQFNFLGNISVNDYKNEPINRQTNFGTIDNPQALIVYYEGQETNKYNTALAALKGSYFLDENTTIKLISSIYHTTEEEYSDVIAAYELGDIDSNLNSDTAGQVLTSRGIGSQFNRTRNDLDALIFNLEHKGNHTKNNSLLEWGVKYTHEDIRDQLRESEFIDSAGYSIRPPRAEFTNNQPAEPFDAPLVAYNGLSALNFVKTNRFSGYIQIGTHKTWNNTDIYYNAGLRSHHWTVSGTGVDKVSQTVVSPRAQFAIKPNWEKDMLFKLSTGIYHQPPFYRELRDSTGTIQPNVKAQKAFHLVASNEYSFQLWDRPFTLISEAYYKKLNNVNPYSLEDVRIRYTATNDTEAYVYGAEVRLNGAFVPGTESWVSLGYLKTEENRDNRGYIARPTDQRFKFGILFQDYIPTIPDFKMYLNLVYQTGVPGGSPSYADPYIFQNRLRDYKRADLGISYIFANKDKQYSSTHWLHSFKELSLGFEIFNLFNNQNSITNTWVRDADSKNEFAVPNYLTSRVLNLRLGIRL; encoded by the coding sequence TTGAAACTTAGCAATGTACAAAACCTTATAATTCTGCTGTGCAGCACCATTGGTTTTGCTCAGAACGCTACTATTTCGGGTGTTGTATTAGATGAGAACAATAAACCGCTGCCCAATGTGAACATTACGGCCAAGGATTTGGGTACAATTTCCGACTCGGACGGATTTTACCTTCTGGAAATTATAGCGGATAAGGAAAATACGATTTCCTTTTCTCACGTAGCCTTTAAAGATGTAGTTCTTGAAAATTTAATCCTAACTACGAACGAAACATTTGAATTCAATCCGGTTTTAAAAAGTGATGTCACCCAAATAGATGGTGTTACCGTTACCGCTACAGGAGAAAGAACAACCAATAATATTCTGAACATTACCCCAGAAAAAATCAGAAAAATTCCTGGCGCAAATTCTGGTGTTGAAACCATACTGAAACTATTACCGGGCGTATCTTCTAACAATGAGTTGAGTACCCAATACGCTGTGCGAGGCGGTAACTATGATGAAAATTTGGTCTACGTTAATGAAATTGAAGTGTACAGACCATTTTTAATTCGTTCTGCGCAGCAAGAAGGGTTAAGTTTTGTAAATAGCGACCTTGTTCAAAATGTAAAATTTTCTGCAGGAGGTTTTCAAGCCAAGTATGGAGATAAAATGTCCTCTGTACTTGACATTAAGTATAAAACGCCTACCCTATTTTCCCTGCGTGCAGATTTAAGTTTTTTGGGTGCTAGTGCCAGTTTAGAAACGATCTCTAAAAACAAAAAGTTAAGTTCGGTTTCAGGAATTCGCTATAGAAACAATGCATTATTAGTAAATAGTCAACAAACACAAAGCAATTTTAACCCTTCATTCACTGATGTCCAAAGCTATTTAACCTACCATGTCTCACCCAAATTTCAATTCAATTTTCTAGGAAATATTTCGGTCAACGATTACAAGAATGAACCCATTAATAGACAAACCAATTTTGGCACTATAGACAACCCACAAGCCTTAATCGTTTATTATGAGGGACAGGAAACAAACAAGTACAATACTGCTTTAGCAGCTTTAAAAGGCAGTTATTTTTTAGATGAAAACACGACAATAAAACTTATTTCATCAATCTATCATACTACAGAAGAGGAATACTCAGATGTAATTGCCGCTTATGAACTGGGCGATATAGATAGTAATTTAAATAGCGATACCGCAGGCCAAGTTTTAACGTCTCGTGGTATTGGGTCACAATTCAATAGAACAAGAAACGATCTCGATGCTCTAATTTTCAACTTAGAACATAAAGGGAACCACACCAAAAACAACTCGCTTTTGGAATGGGGCGTAAAATATACGCACGAGGATATAAGAGATCAACTAAGAGAATCTGAGTTTATAGATTCCGCCGGATATTCCATTAGACCTCCACGAGCAGAATTCACGAACAACCAGCCTGCAGAACCGTTTGACGCCCCTTTAGTCGCTTATAATGGTCTTAGTGCTTTAAACTTTGTGAAAACAAATCGTTTTTCTGGTTATATTCAAATTGGCACCCACAAAACTTGGAACAATACAGATATCTACTATAATGCAGGATTACGCTCTCATCATTGGACAGTTAGTGGTACCGGTGTTGATAAGGTATCACAAACAGTAGTTAGCCCAAGGGCACAATTTGCCATCAAACCAAATTGGGAAAAAGACATGTTGTTCAAACTTTCTACGGGCATTTACCACCAACCCCCGTTTTACAGGGAACTAAGAGATAGCACTGGCACTATACAACCTAATGTAAAGGCACAAAAGGCATTTCATTTGGTAGCAAGCAATGAATATAGTTTTCAATTATGGGACCGTCCTTTTACACTCATAAGCGAAGCGTACTACAAAAAATTGAACAATGTAAATCCATATTCACTAGAAGATGTACGCATTAGGTATACGGCAACAAATGATACCGAAGCTTATGTCTACGGTGCAGAAGTACGACTAAATGGTGCTTTTGTTCCGGGCACCGAATCTTGGGTTAGCCTAGGCTATTTGAAAACAGAGGAAAATAGAGATAATAGAGGTTATATAGCTAGACCAACCGACCAACGCTTTAAATTTGGCATTCTTTTTCAAGATTACATACCCACCATTCCTGATTTTAAGATGTATTTAAATTTGGTATACCAGACCGGTGTTCCAGGTGGTTCTCCTAGTTATGCGGACCCATATATATTTCAGAATAGATTAAGAGATTATAAACGTGCAGATTTGGGAATTTCCTATATTTTTGCAAACAAGGACAAACAATATTCAAGTACACATTGGCTTCATAGTTTTAAAGAATTGAGTTTAGGTTTTGAAATTTTTAATCTCTTCAACAATCAGAATTCAATTACCAATACTTGGGTAAGGGATGCGGATAGCAAAAATGAATTTGCCGTTCCAAACTACCTTACATCTAGAGTATTAAATTTAAGACTGGGAATTCGCCTATAA
- a CDS encoding cysteine desulfurase family protein — protein sequence MKHVYLDNAATTQVHPNVIAKMQEALAVYGNPSSTHSFGRTAKTAIESARKTIAKYMNAQPSEIIFTSGGTEADNMILRCAVRDLGVTTIITTRIEHHAVLHTVEELEEKGLIKLLYVDLDAYGNPDLAHLESLLQKDDSKKLVSLMHVNNEIGNKIDLEAITLLSKKYGALVHSDTVQSLGHYNWDVKAFPIDFLAAAAHKFHGPKGVGFAFIRKNSGLGCMISGGSQERGLRAGTESFHNIVGLEEAFKHAYDNLDTEKKYVEDLKSYFIDQVKSAIPGAKFNGHSGDLEKSTYTLVNVCLPIEEEKAMLLLFNLDMKGIACSKGSACQSGSDMGSHVLTQILNDEDMKKPSVRFSFSTYNTKEDIDYTVNVLKEIIEA from the coding sequence ATGAAACATGTATATTTAGATAACGCAGCAACTACTCAAGTACACCCAAATGTTATAGCTAAAATGCAAGAGGCTTTGGCGGTTTATGGCAACCCTTCTTCAACGCATAGTTTTGGTAGAACGGCTAAAACAGCTATTGAAAGTGCGCGTAAAACCATTGCTAAATATATGAATGCCCAACCTTCTGAAATAATATTTACTTCTGGTGGTACCGAGGCGGATAATATGATTCTAAGATGTGCCGTACGTGATTTAGGGGTTACGACTATTATTACGACAAGAATAGAGCACCATGCTGTTTTACATACCGTAGAAGAATTGGAGGAGAAAGGGCTAATAAAATTATTATATGTTGATCTTGATGCCTATGGAAATCCAGATTTAGCACATTTAGAATCTTTATTGCAAAAAGATGATTCTAAAAAATTGGTGAGCCTAATGCATGTTAATAATGAAATTGGGAATAAGATAGACTTAGAGGCAATTACCCTATTAAGCAAAAAGTATGGGGCTTTGGTGCATTCTGATACTGTACAATCTTTAGGACATTATAATTGGGATGTAAAAGCTTTTCCTATTGATTTTTTGGCTGCTGCAGCTCATAAATTTCATGGTCCAAAAGGTGTTGGTTTTGCTTTTATTCGAAAAAATTCTGGTCTTGGGTGTATGATTTCGGGCGGTTCTCAAGAAAGAGGCTTACGGGCAGGAACAGAATCATTCCATAACATTGTAGGTTTGGAAGAGGCTTTTAAACATGCCTATGACAATTTGGACACAGAAAAGAAATATGTAGAAGATTTAAAGTCTTATTTTATAGATCAGGTGAAGTCTGCTATACCAGGTGCCAAATTTAACGGACACTCTGGAGATTTGGAAAAAAGTACTTATACCTTAGTTAATGTTTGCTTGCCAATTGAAGAAGAAAAGGCTATGCTACTGCTATTTAATTTAGATATGAAAGGTATTGCTTGTTCTAAAGGTAGTGCTTGCCAATCTGGTAGTGATATGGGCTCTCATGTACTAACACAAATTCTAAATGATGAAGATATGAAAAAGCCTTCTGTTCGTTTTTCATTTTCAACGTACAATACAAAAGAAGATATTGATTATACCGTCAATGTTCTTAAAGAAATAATTGAAGCGTAA
- a CDS encoding Smr/MutS family protein, translating into MSQFKIGDTVETIDDVIKGVVESVIDDTVTLISEDGFPLTFTASELVLVSNEIRVSNYEVAKIKKEKELPKRKKTTVLKPKERTAPKMEVDLHINQLVKNPKSMSKFDMLNLQLDTAKRQLDFAINKRIQKVVFIHGVGEGVLKEELGYLFRKYDNVKFYDADYQKYGLGATEVYIFQNY; encoded by the coding sequence ATGTCTCAATTTAAGATTGGCGATACCGTAGAAACTATAGATGATGTTATAAAGGGCGTTGTCGAATCTGTTATTGATGATACTGTTACACTCATAAGTGAAGACGGTTTTCCTTTAACATTTACAGCTAGTGAACTTGTATTGGTTTCTAATGAGATAAGGGTCAGTAATTATGAAGTTGCCAAGATTAAAAAAGAAAAAGAATTACCTAAGCGAAAAAAAACAACTGTTCTAAAGCCAAAAGAGCGTACTGCACCAAAAATGGAAGTTGACCTCCATATAAATCAGCTTGTTAAAAACCCTAAATCTATGAGCAAGTTTGATATGCTGAATCTACAATTAGATACCGCTAAAAGGCAGTTGGACTTTGCCATTAATAAACGCATACAAAAAGTAGTTTTTATTCATGGTGTGGGTGAGGGGGTGTTAAAAGAAGAACTAGGTTATTTGTTCAGAAAATATGACAATGTTAAATTCTATGATGCGGACTACCAAAAATATGGCTTGGGCGCTACAGAGGTATATATTTTCCAGAATTATTAA